The window TGAAGTACAAGGACATCATCAGGAACACCGTTGAGGAGATGAGCGACACAACCACCGGGATGCACCGCGTCAACATGATGAACAGGAACTCCAAAGGCGACTTCAAGGATCAGGAGGCCAGGATAAGGTTCTACATCAACAAGCTCTACGAGGAGGGGATAATATGAAGGGGAAGCTTGTCCTCCTGCTTCTCCTGCTCATAGCGGGCTACCTCTACTTCAACGGGGACTTCCACATCCCCGACAACCTCAATCCGGAGCAGGTCATAGACACAGCCAAGAACGTGACGAATAACCTTGGGAAAACGTCAACGGCGACGGAGACGGGAACGGAGACCTCTCCGGGCGTAACCGAAACCCCAAGCGCTGGAACCGCCCCCGAGAACGTGACCGTCGTGAGCTCCGGCAATCTCACGGTAATCAGGTTCAACGCACCTGCCGTCGACGACGGAATCCTCGGTCTCGCATACGATTTGGCCGAGAAGGCCTACCAGAACGGCTCTGAGAACGTTCGCGTTGAGGCCTACTTCGGGGACGAGCCAATAATCGCGCTGACGGTCAAAAACGGCAACCTCAACAACGCTACCTTCGAGGACATAAGAAGGCCAGAGTTCAGGATAGAGACCGACCTTGGCCTCTTCGACGTCCTCGTCCACAACGTGACCGTAACCAACGACACTGCCAGCGTTTCCCTTGAATACTTGGCCGGAGAGGACTCCTTCTGGAGGGACTACGCCAAGATGAGCCTTGCAATCCTTGAGGATGCCCCCTGGGTGAAGAGCGTGGAGATAGTCTACCTCGGCGAGAGGAACGTAAGCGTTTCCGTTTCCAGCGATTCTCTCCTTAAAGCCCTCTCCGGGGAGCTCTCGCCGGAGGAGTTCGCGAAGGAAATAAGCGTTGTTGAAATGGGGAAATCATGAGGAGATGCGAAAAATGAAAAAACTTAGCATCTTCGTCGTCTTTTTCCTTGTTCTGGCCCTTTTTCTGCCCCTTGCAAGCTCCTCCAGCGCATGGGAGGTAGTCTACGACGTCCAGCGTGAGAAAACGATGTTCGATAGTGTTTACAACCCGATNNNNNNNNNNCCCCTGAACCTCCCCTACGGACAGTTTCAGGTCGTACAGGACATCGCAGTTGGGGAAGATGGCGTCTACGTCGTTTTGATGACGAACGGCGTCGTCAACGTCTCGGCCCCAAGCGACTGGATGCCGGGGGATCCCCTCTTCACCCTCGTGAAATTCGACTCCTCTGGAAAAGCCCTCTGGGGGAGGGCCTTCAAGCCCTCAAACGGCGGCTACAGGGGCATTAGGCTTCAGCCAACGGGCGACGGAGTCATCGTAATTGCACCTCTCTACGCCCACATGCACCACAGGAACCCGGACGACCCCTACGACCGCGACGGCATAGCCTCCGCCCTTGACGTTGGGGCGATAAAGTTCGACCCCTCGGGGAACCTTAAGTGGGTTCACATCTACGGCAGGGAGAACTACGACGAGTACGTAAACGCCGTGGGTTTCGATGGGAACGAGGTGGTAGTGGCCTTCTCCTCCCGCTTCGGTGGCCCCGACCTCGGATTCATAGGAATAGACCCAGAAACGGGTAGCCTGAGGTGGGTCGAGGAATACAGGCAGGCCATTGACGGGGGTGAACTGTGGAGAATGGGCGGTTTCAACACCCTCTCAGGCGGGAGGCCGATGCTCTACAGCGTTCCAGACGGATGGCTCTACACTAACGGCCTTGGGGGAAAGTACGACGGCGGCGCCTCGATCTGGCTGAAGCTCGATAAAAAGGGAAATGTACTCTGGAGCGGCTTCTGGAACACGAGCCTATACCACGGGCAGTCCCCCTCAAGTTTTGCCCTCGCTGGCGATGGAAACTACGTCTTCTTCGACCCTCTCGTCAAGACCTCGCCCTCGGGCGATATCATCAAGGTCTACTACAACGTCCAGCCCTACGGCCACTATATAGCCCGCTCGGGAGAAGGTTTCGTTATCTTCCTCTCCCCTGACAGGCTCCTGAAGCTCGGCCCGAACATGGAGTTCGCGGGCTGCGACGTCCACCACGTCGAGAAGGGCGGGGAGCTAAAGGCGTGGGTTCCGAACTTCGTGGAGCTGGGAAGGGGGGATGTAAAGTTCGTGAAGGTGTCCTTCTACTCGAGGGGTAGCTTTAAAGAGGCCTTCGAGTTCGACGACCTCCCTACCTGGGAGTGGTACAGGATTGGGGAGCCCAGAGTCTGGGTTCACGATCATCCGAGCGAGTACTTCCATGTCAAGGAAGCCTGCAACCAGACGAGCCCTTCGACAACCCGGAGCTCCAGCGCCCCGCATACCTCAACGACCTCCGAACCTTCTCCAAGTGCTACACACTCACCGTCTCAGAGTTCCAGTGCAGTTCATTCGAATAGGGGAAGTTTCGGTGAAAATACGGGCGGGAGCCCCTCCAGCACTGCCAGCAGGTCAATAAACTTCACCTGCGGGCCGGGATTTATTGTTGC of the Thermococcus sp. genome contains:
- a CDS encoding CGP-CTERM sorting domain-containing protein — encoded protein: PLNLPYGQFQVVQDIAVGEDGVYVVLMTNGVVNVSAPSDWMPGDPLFTLVKFDSSGKALWGRAFKPSNGGYRGIRLQPTGDGVIVIAPLYAHMHHRNPDDPYDRDGIASALDVGAIKFDPSGNLKWVHIYGRENYDEYVNAVGFDGNEVVVAFSSRFGGPDLGFIGIDPETGSLRWVEEYRQAIDGGELWRMGGFNTLSGGRPMLYSVPDGWLYTNGLGGKYDGGASIWLKLDKKGNVLWSGFWNTSLYHGQSPSSFALAGDGNYVFFDPLVKTSPSGDIIKVYYNVQPYGHYIARSGEGFVIFLSPDRLLKLGPNMEFAGCDVHHVEKGGELKAWVPNFVELGRGDVKFVKVSFYSRGSFKEAFEFDDLPTWEWYRIGEPRVWVHDHPSEYFHVKEACNQTSPSTTRSSSAPHTSTTSEPSPSATHSPSQSSSAVHSNRGSFGENTGGSPSSTASRSINFTCGPGFIVALTLLALLLLWRRG